The Impatiens glandulifera chromosome 8, dImpGla2.1, whole genome shotgun sequence genome includes a window with the following:
- the LOC124911621 gene encoding ATP-dependent Clp protease proteolytic subunit-like, with product MYFEYRNPKAPIQMIINSGGRLITSGLAVYDQMKALKCLVHTCCVGNAASMAAVLLAGGEKEFRYASANSSVMIHSAIGGYQGSSKDVQITFNQLMAEEDKIVLALARDTGSSIDVIMKCIERDNFMSPQQAKHLGLIDIIGTLPPIPSPKYEHPKADNDMN from the exons ATGTACTTTGAGTACAGGAATCCAAAAGCGCCAATCCAAATGATTATCAATTCTGGGGGAAGATTAATAACTTCAG gACTTGCTGTTTATGATCAAATGAAGGCGCTGAAATGTCTTGTACACACTTGTTGTGTCGGGAATGCAGCATCCATGGCTGCAGTGTTATTGGCAGGAGGGGAGAAAGAATTTCGATATGCTTCCGCGAACAGCTCCGTGATGATCCACTCTGCCATAGGTGGATATCAGGGAAGCTCAAAAGACGTACAAATTACATTTAATCAACTAATGGCAGAGGAGGACAAAATTGTTCTCGCTTTGGCAAGAGACACCGGAAGTTCAATCGATGTTATCATGAAATGTATTGAGAGGGATAACTTCATGTCCCCTCAACAGGCCAAGCATTTAGGATTGATCGATATCATAGGTACCCTTCCTCCCATTCCCTCGCCAAAATATGAACATCCCAAGGCCGACAATGATATGAATTAG
- the LOC124911619 gene encoding proline-rich receptor-like protein kinase PERK1 translates to MSQVVRALERDVSLADLNEGIKPGHSTVYSSHESSDYDTSQYNEDMKKFRKMAFETQEQGSSEYSGGRTTSEYGLNPSGSSGEGVVNTREMEMGRLKKDSSGFGIGS, encoded by the exons ATGAGCCAG GTTGTGAGGGCATTAGAAAGAGATGTATCGTTGGCTGATCTAAACGAAGGAATCAAGCCTGGACACAGTACAGTATACAGTTCTCATGAAAGTTCTGATTACGACACAAGCCAATACAATGAAGATATGAAGAAATTTAGGAAGATGGCTTTCGAAACACAGGAGCAGGGAAGTAGCGAGTACAGTGGAGGAAGAACTACGAGCGAATATGGTTTGAATCCATCCGGTTCAAGCGGTGAAGGAGTTGTTAACACGAGAGAAATGGAAATGGGGAGGTTGAAGAAAGACAGTTCAGGGTTCGGTATTGGAAGCTAA
- the LOC124911618 gene encoding glucosamine 6-phosphate N-acetyltransferase-like, which yields FRELSLYGDDHVICVIEDPMNKNKIIATGSVFIERKFIRNCGKVAHIEDIVVDSAARGMNLGKKIVGFLTDHAQSTGCYKVILDCSLENKTFYEKCGFKQKEIQMVRYFI from the coding sequence TTTCGAGAGTTGAGTTTATACGGAGACGATCATGTAATTTGTGTAATTGAGGATCCAATGAACAAGAATAAGATCATTGCAACTGGGAGTGTGTTCATCGAGAGAAAGTTCATTCGAAATTGTGGAAAAGTTGCGCATATTGAAGATATCGTTGTCGATTCCGCCGCTCGAGGGATGAATCTTGGGAAGAAGATCGTAGGTTTCCTCACTGATCATGCTCAATCGACTGGCTGTTATAAGGTGATTCTCGATTGTAGCTTGGAGAACAAAACGTTTTATGAAAAGTGTGGTTTCAAGCAAAAGGAAATCCAGATGGTTAGATATTTCATTTGA